From Mauremys reevesii isolate NIE-2019 linkage group 10, ASM1616193v1, whole genome shotgun sequence, the proteins below share one genomic window:
- the DIS3L gene encoding DIS3-like exonuclease 1 isoform X3, which translates to MQTACQAVQHQRGRRQYNKLRNLVKDARHDCILFANEFQQYCYLPRERGESMEKWQTRSIYNAAVWYYNHCLGQLPVVMVTEDEDAIREYGGETEGVFVISFKNYLDNFWPDLKAVHELCDSILQSRRERECESQENNGKEYPEHLPVEVLEAGIKSGRYIQGVLNVNKHRAQMEAFVRLQGASGKETDLQSDILIHGTKARNRAIHGDVVAVELLLQHEWKGRTASLCENDTEEKAPGDTSSEPMPTGRVVGIIQKNWRDYVVTFPSKEESQSQGKNAQKILVTPWDYRIPKIRISTQQAEALQDCRVIVRIDSWESTSVYPNGHFVRVLGRIGDLEGETAVILVENSISVAPFSEVQMCEMPSSTSENPWKVNPEEEPKRIDLRNTHLVFSIDPKGCEDVDDALSIRTLANGNLELGVHIADVTHFVAVNSYTDIEARARATTCYLADRRYDMLPSILSADLCSLLSRVERYAVSVMWELDKNSYEILRVWYNRTIIQSSYKLVYEVAQGLLDGDLSVVDDILELKELDERTRQQKLEELVWAIGKLTDIARRVRAKRDSCGALELEGVEIRVQLDDKKNIHDLIPKQPLEVHETVAECMILANHWVAKMIWENFPHHALLRQHPPPRQEFFSELRECASAKGFSIDTWSNKALADSLSKADDPLDPTVNKLLRSMATQAMSNALYFSTGSCPEEEFHHYGLALDKYTHFTSPIRRYADIVVHRLLMAATLKDTKVDVTANLFSNKDLEELCRHINNRNRAAQHAQKQSTELFQCMYFKDKVSDTDERCTEDGVIYSIRTNGVLVFVPRYGIKGAAYLKNKEGLVISCQSDGSCVWKPGSLQRFQNRITSTTVAGESVTLSLFDHITVKISVQSSRCHPDTIKLEIISNIPYKNTATELYQKNSHILKADLVKEVTRSAEEAQLAQEKKNIEVIQEEYQEYCQTKGVSLYQLLEEIRDLALLDVSAGN; encoded by the exons ATGCAAACGGCATGTCAAGCTGTGCAGCATCAAAGGGGTCGCAG ACAGTACAACAAATTGCGAAATCTAGTGAAGGATGCCCGTCATGACTGTATTCTGTTTGCTAATGAATTCCAGCAGTATTGTTATTTGCCAAGAGAGAGGGGAGAATCAATGGAGAAATGGCAGACCAG GAGTATTTACAATGCAGCAGTATGGTATTATAATCACTGCTTGGGTCAGCTGCCGGTTGTTATGGTAACAGAAGATGAAGATGCTATCAGAGAATATGGAGGTGAAACGGAAGGAGTGTTTGTGATTTCATTCAAG AATTACTTGGATAATTTTTGGCCTGACTTAAAAGCTGTCCATGAACTCTGCGATTCTATACTTCAATCTCGGCGTGAACGAGAGTGTGAAAGCCAAGAAAACAATGGGAAGGAATACCCTGAACATCTTCCTGTGGAAGTATTGGAGGCTGGGATCAAATCTGGACGATATATACAG GGTGTCCTGAATGTCAATAAGCACAGAGCACAAATGGAAGCTTTTGTTCGACTTCAAGGAGCCAGTGGTAAAGAAACag ATCTCCAAAGTGATATACTTATTCATGGTACCAAAGCTCGGAACCGTGCAATCCATGGTGATGTAGTAGCTGTAGAGTTGTTACTCCAGCATGAATGGAAAGGAAGAACTGCTTCCCTTTGTGAGAATGATACTGAAGAAAAGGCACCAGGTGACACCTCCAGTGAACCTATGCCCACAG GTAGAGTTGTTGGAATCATTCAGAAGAACTGGCGAGATTATGTGGTCACTTTTCCATCCAAAGAAGAGAGTCAGTCTCAGGGTAAAAATGCCCAGAAAATCCTTGTTACACCTTGGGATTACAGAATTCCGAAAATCAGGATCAGTACACAGCAGGCTGAGGCACTACAG GACTGTAGAGTTATTGTGCGTATTGATTCCTGGGAGTCAACATCTGTGTATCCAAATGGACATTTTGTACGAGTTTTAGGACGGATAGGAGATCTCGAAGGGGAAACTGCAGTTATTCTAGTGGAGAACAGCATTTCTGTTGCCCCTTTCTCAGAAGTCCAG ATGTGTGAGATGCCTTCCAGTACCTCAGAGAACCCATGGAAGGTGAATCCAGAGGAGGAACCAAAACGCATAGACTTGAGGAATACGCATTTGGTATTCAGCATTGACCCCAAAGGCTGTGAAGATGTGGATGATGCACTGTCTATTAGAACATTAGCCAATGGGAACCTCGAGCTAGGTGTCCACATTGCAGATGTAACCCATTTTGTGGCAGTAAATTCTTACACTGACATTGAGGCCAGAGCAAG GGCAACAACCTGTTATTTAGCTGATCGTCGTTATGATATGCTGCCTTCCATCCTGAGTGCTGACTTGTGCTCTCTTCTTAGCAGAGTTGAAAG gtatGCTGTCAGTGTCATGTGGGAGCTAGATAAAAATTCCTATGAAATCCTGAGAGTCTGGTACAACAGAACCATCATTCAGTCTTCATACAAACTGGTCTACGAGGTAGCTCAGGGATTATTAGATGGTGACCTAAGTGTTGTTGATGATATCCTAGAACTCAAAGAACTGGATGAGAGAACTAGACAACAGAAGCTGGAAGAACTGGTGTGGGCAATAGGAAAACTGACTGATATAGCTCGACGTGTTCGGGCTAAGCGTGACAGCTGTGGCGCTCTAGAGCTGGAAGGAGTAGAAATAAGAGTGCAGCTGGATGATAAAAAGAACATTCATGATCTCATCCCTAAACAGCCGCTGGAGGTGCATGAGACTGTTGCTGAATGTATGATCCTTGCTAACCACTGGGTGGCAAAGATGATTTGGGAGAACTTTCCTCACCATGCTTTGCTGCGCCAACACCCTCCACCACGACAAGAGTTTTTTTCTGAGCTCCGAGAATGCGCAAGTGCCAAAGGCTTTTCCATAGACACATG GTCTAATAAAGCACTGGCTGATTCTCTGAGTAAAGCAGATGATCCCTTAGATCCAACTGTGAATAAATTACTGCGGTCCATGGCTACTCAGGCGATGTCTAATGCACTGTACTTCTCGACTGGCTCGTGCCCCGAAGAAGAGTTCCAtcattatg GACTTGCCCTAGATAAATATACGCATTTTACTTCTCCAATTAGAAGATATGCTGATATTGTCGTCCACAGACTGCTAATGGCTGCCACTTTAAAAGATACTAAAGTAGATGTTACGGCTAATTTGTTCAGCAACAAAGATCTTGAGGAATTGTGTAGACACATCAACAACAGAAACAGG GCTGCACAACATGCCCAGAAACAGTCTACGGAGCTTTTCCAGTGTATGTATTTTAAAGACAAAGTCTCTGACACAGATGAGCGCTGTACAGAAGATGGTGTTATTTACTCCATTCGAACAAATGGGGTACTTGTTTTTGTACCAAG GTATGGCATTAAAGGTGCTGCTTATCTGAAAAACAAGGAGGGTTTGGTCATCTCCTGTCAGTCTGATGGCAGTTGTGTATGGAAACCTGGTTCTCTTCAGCGTTTTCAGAACAGAATTACTTCTACAACAGTTGCTGGAGAATCTGTTACATTGAGTCTGTTTGACCATATAACA GTAAAAATATCTGTGCAGAGTTCACGCTGCCATCCTGACACCATCAAGCTTGAAATAATTAGCAACATACCTTACAAGAATACAGCCACAGAGCTTTACCAGAAGAATTCCCACATATTGAAAGCTGACTTAGTAAAAGAAGTAACCAGATCTGCAGAGGAAGCTCAACTtgcccaagaaaaaaaaaacattgaagtAATTCAGGAAGAATATCAGGAGTATTGCCAAACAAAGGGAGTTAGCTTGTACCAACTGCTTGAGGAAATTAGGGACTTAGCTCTACTGGATGTATCAGCTGGTAACTGA
- the DIS3L gene encoding DIS3-like exonuclease 1 isoform X1 — protein sequence MQRTEKVLQLRGLQGRSVRIVREHYLRPDVPCRSALCQAACPRDGKLLSDDVTHYVVPDWKIVQDYLEILEFPELKGIIFMQTACQAVQHQRGRRQYNKLRNLVKDARHDCILFANEFQQYCYLPRERGESMEKWQTRSIYNAAVWYYNHCLGQLPVVMVTEDEDAIREYGGETEGVFVISFKNYLDNFWPDLKAVHELCDSILQSRRERECESQENNGKEYPEHLPVEVLEAGIKSGRYIQGVLNVNKHRAQMEAFVRLQGASGKETDLQSDILIHGTKARNRAIHGDVVAVELLLQHEWKGRTASLCENDTEEKAPGDTSSEPMPTGRVVGIIQKNWRDYVVTFPSKEESQSQGKNAQKILVTPWDYRIPKIRISTQQAEALQDCRVIVRIDSWESTSVYPNGHFVRVLGRIGDLEGETAVILVENSISVAPFSEVQMCEMPSSTSENPWKVNPEEEPKRIDLRNTHLVFSIDPKGCEDVDDALSIRTLANGNLELGVHIADVTHFVAVNSYTDIEARARATTCYLADRRYDMLPSILSADLCSLLSRVERYAVSVMWELDKNSYEILRVWYNRTIIQSSYKLVYEVAQGLLDGDLSVVDDILELKELDERTRQQKLEELVWAIGKLTDIARRVRAKRDSCGALELEGVEIRVQLDDKKNIHDLIPKQPLEVHETVAECMILANHWVAKMIWENFPHHALLRQHPPPRQEFFSELRECASAKGFSIDTWSNKALADSLSKADDPLDPTVNKLLRSMATQAMSNALYFSTGSCPEEEFHHYGLALDKYTHFTSPIRRYADIVVHRLLMAATLKDTKVDVTANLFSNKDLEELCRHINNRNRAAQHAQKQSTELFQCMYFKDKVSDTDERCTEDGVIYSIRTNGVLVFVPRYGIKGAAYLKNKEGLVISCQSDGSCVWKPGSLQRFQNRITSTTVAGESVTLSLFDHITVSLNKFSNGSTGAQMRGKITLCTFVSKVKISVQSSRCHPDTIKLEIISNIPYKNTATELYQKNSHILKADLVKEVTRSAEEAQLAQEKKNIEVIQEEYQEYCQTKGVSLYQLLEEIRDLALLDVSAGN from the exons ATGCAGCGCACGGAGAAGGTGCTGCAGCTGCGGGGCCTACAGGGCCGCTCGGTGCGCATCGTGCGGGAGCATTACCTGCGTCCCGACGTGCCCTGCCGCAGCGCGCTGTGCCAGGCCGCCTGCCCCCGCG ATGGGAAATTGTTGTCAGATGATGTGACTCATTATGTTGTCCCTGACTGGAAGATTGTTCAAGATTACCTTGAGATTCTTGAGTTTCCAGAGCTGAAGGGTATTATCTTCATGCAAACGGCATGTCAAGCTGTGCAGCATCAAAGGGGTCGCAG ACAGTACAACAAATTGCGAAATCTAGTGAAGGATGCCCGTCATGACTGTATTCTGTTTGCTAATGAATTCCAGCAGTATTGTTATTTGCCAAGAGAGAGGGGAGAATCAATGGAGAAATGGCAGACCAG GAGTATTTACAATGCAGCAGTATGGTATTATAATCACTGCTTGGGTCAGCTGCCGGTTGTTATGGTAACAGAAGATGAAGATGCTATCAGAGAATATGGAGGTGAAACGGAAGGAGTGTTTGTGATTTCATTCAAG AATTACTTGGATAATTTTTGGCCTGACTTAAAAGCTGTCCATGAACTCTGCGATTCTATACTTCAATCTCGGCGTGAACGAGAGTGTGAAAGCCAAGAAAACAATGGGAAGGAATACCCTGAACATCTTCCTGTGGAAGTATTGGAGGCTGGGATCAAATCTGGACGATATATACAG GGTGTCCTGAATGTCAATAAGCACAGAGCACAAATGGAAGCTTTTGTTCGACTTCAAGGAGCCAGTGGTAAAGAAACag ATCTCCAAAGTGATATACTTATTCATGGTACCAAAGCTCGGAACCGTGCAATCCATGGTGATGTAGTAGCTGTAGAGTTGTTACTCCAGCATGAATGGAAAGGAAGAACTGCTTCCCTTTGTGAGAATGATACTGAAGAAAAGGCACCAGGTGACACCTCCAGTGAACCTATGCCCACAG GTAGAGTTGTTGGAATCATTCAGAAGAACTGGCGAGATTATGTGGTCACTTTTCCATCCAAAGAAGAGAGTCAGTCTCAGGGTAAAAATGCCCAGAAAATCCTTGTTACACCTTGGGATTACAGAATTCCGAAAATCAGGATCAGTACACAGCAGGCTGAGGCACTACAG GACTGTAGAGTTATTGTGCGTATTGATTCCTGGGAGTCAACATCTGTGTATCCAAATGGACATTTTGTACGAGTTTTAGGACGGATAGGAGATCTCGAAGGGGAAACTGCAGTTATTCTAGTGGAGAACAGCATTTCTGTTGCCCCTTTCTCAGAAGTCCAG ATGTGTGAGATGCCTTCCAGTACCTCAGAGAACCCATGGAAGGTGAATCCAGAGGAGGAACCAAAACGCATAGACTTGAGGAATACGCATTTGGTATTCAGCATTGACCCCAAAGGCTGTGAAGATGTGGATGATGCACTGTCTATTAGAACATTAGCCAATGGGAACCTCGAGCTAGGTGTCCACATTGCAGATGTAACCCATTTTGTGGCAGTAAATTCTTACACTGACATTGAGGCCAGAGCAAG GGCAACAACCTGTTATTTAGCTGATCGTCGTTATGATATGCTGCCTTCCATCCTGAGTGCTGACTTGTGCTCTCTTCTTAGCAGAGTTGAAAG gtatGCTGTCAGTGTCATGTGGGAGCTAGATAAAAATTCCTATGAAATCCTGAGAGTCTGGTACAACAGAACCATCATTCAGTCTTCATACAAACTGGTCTACGAGGTAGCTCAGGGATTATTAGATGGTGACCTAAGTGTTGTTGATGATATCCTAGAACTCAAAGAACTGGATGAGAGAACTAGACAACAGAAGCTGGAAGAACTGGTGTGGGCAATAGGAAAACTGACTGATATAGCTCGACGTGTTCGGGCTAAGCGTGACAGCTGTGGCGCTCTAGAGCTGGAAGGAGTAGAAATAAGAGTGCAGCTGGATGATAAAAAGAACATTCATGATCTCATCCCTAAACAGCCGCTGGAGGTGCATGAGACTGTTGCTGAATGTATGATCCTTGCTAACCACTGGGTGGCAAAGATGATTTGGGAGAACTTTCCTCACCATGCTTTGCTGCGCCAACACCCTCCACCACGACAAGAGTTTTTTTCTGAGCTCCGAGAATGCGCAAGTGCCAAAGGCTTTTCCATAGACACATG GTCTAATAAAGCACTGGCTGATTCTCTGAGTAAAGCAGATGATCCCTTAGATCCAACTGTGAATAAATTACTGCGGTCCATGGCTACTCAGGCGATGTCTAATGCACTGTACTTCTCGACTGGCTCGTGCCCCGAAGAAGAGTTCCAtcattatg GACTTGCCCTAGATAAATATACGCATTTTACTTCTCCAATTAGAAGATATGCTGATATTGTCGTCCACAGACTGCTAATGGCTGCCACTTTAAAAGATACTAAAGTAGATGTTACGGCTAATTTGTTCAGCAACAAAGATCTTGAGGAATTGTGTAGACACATCAACAACAGAAACAGG GCTGCACAACATGCCCAGAAACAGTCTACGGAGCTTTTCCAGTGTATGTATTTTAAAGACAAAGTCTCTGACACAGATGAGCGCTGTACAGAAGATGGTGTTATTTACTCCATTCGAACAAATGGGGTACTTGTTTTTGTACCAAG GTATGGCATTAAAGGTGCTGCTTATCTGAAAAACAAGGAGGGTTTGGTCATCTCCTGTCAGTCTGATGGCAGTTGTGTATGGAAACCTGGTTCTCTTCAGCGTTTTCAGAACAGAATTACTTCTACAACAGTTGCTGGAGAATCTGTTACATTGAGTCTGTTTGACCATATAACAGTAAGTCTTAATAAATTCTCTAATGGTAGCACTGGAGCACAAATGAGGGGAAAAATAacattgtgtacttttgtttcTAAGGTAAAAATATCTGTGCAGAGTTCACGCTGCCATCCTGACACCATCAAGCTTGAAATAATTAGCAACATACCTTACAAGAATACAGCCACAGAGCTTTACCAGAAGAATTCCCACATATTGAAAGCTGACTTAGTAAAAGAAGTAACCAGATCTGCAGAGGAAGCTCAACTtgcccaagaaaaaaaaaacattgaagtAATTCAGGAAGAATATCAGGAGTATTGCCAAACAAAGGGAGTTAGCTTGTACCAACTGCTTGAGGAAATTAGGGACTTAGCTCTACTGGATGTATCAGCTGGTAACTGA
- the DIS3L gene encoding DIS3-like exonuclease 1 isoform X2: MQRTEKVLQLRGLQGRSVRIVREHYLRPDVPCRSALCQAACPRDGKLLSDDVTHYVVPDWKIVQDYLEILEFPELKGIIFMQTACQAVQHQRGRRQYNKLRNLVKDARHDCILFANEFQQYCYLPRERGESMEKWQTRSIYNAAVWYYNHCLGQLPVVMVTEDEDAIREYGGETEGVFVISFKNYLDNFWPDLKAVHELCDSILQSRRERECESQENNGKEYPEHLPVEVLEAGIKSGRYIQGVLNVNKHRAQMEAFVRLQGASGKETDLQSDILIHGTKARNRAIHGDVVAVELLLQHEWKGRTASLCENDTEEKAPGDTSSEPMPTGRVVGIIQKNWRDYVVTFPSKEESQSQGKNAQKILVTPWDYRIPKIRISTQQAEALQDCRVIVRIDSWESTSVYPNGHFVRVLGRIGDLEGETAVILVENSISVAPFSEVQMCEMPSSTSENPWKVNPEEEPKRIDLRNTHLVFSIDPKGCEDVDDALSIRTLANGNLELGVHIADVTHFVAVNSYTDIEARARATTCYLADRRYDMLPSILSADLCSLLSRVERYAVSVMWELDKNSYEILRVWYNRTIIQSSYKLVYEVAQGLLDGDLSVVDDILELKELDERTRQQKLEELVWAIGKLTDIARRVRAKRDSCGALELEGVEIRVQLDDKKNIHDLIPKQPLEVHETVAECMILANHWVAKMIWENFPHHALLRQHPPPRQEFFSELRECASAKGFSIDTWSNKALADSLSKADDPLDPTVNKLLRSMATQAMSNALYFSTGSCPEEEFHHYGLALDKYTHFTSPIRRYADIVVHRLLMAATLKDTKVDVTANLFSNKDLEELCRHINNRNRAAQHAQKQSTELFQCMYFKDKVSDTDERCTEDGVIYSIRTNGVLVFVPRYGIKGAAYLKNKEGLVISCQSDGSCVWKPGSLQRFQNRITSTTVAGESVTLSLFDHITVKISVQSSRCHPDTIKLEIISNIPYKNTATELYQKNSHILKADLVKEVTRSAEEAQLAQEKKNIEVIQEEYQEYCQTKGVSLYQLLEEIRDLALLDVSAGN, translated from the exons ATGCAGCGCACGGAGAAGGTGCTGCAGCTGCGGGGCCTACAGGGCCGCTCGGTGCGCATCGTGCGGGAGCATTACCTGCGTCCCGACGTGCCCTGCCGCAGCGCGCTGTGCCAGGCCGCCTGCCCCCGCG ATGGGAAATTGTTGTCAGATGATGTGACTCATTATGTTGTCCCTGACTGGAAGATTGTTCAAGATTACCTTGAGATTCTTGAGTTTCCAGAGCTGAAGGGTATTATCTTCATGCAAACGGCATGTCAAGCTGTGCAGCATCAAAGGGGTCGCAG ACAGTACAACAAATTGCGAAATCTAGTGAAGGATGCCCGTCATGACTGTATTCTGTTTGCTAATGAATTCCAGCAGTATTGTTATTTGCCAAGAGAGAGGGGAGAATCAATGGAGAAATGGCAGACCAG GAGTATTTACAATGCAGCAGTATGGTATTATAATCACTGCTTGGGTCAGCTGCCGGTTGTTATGGTAACAGAAGATGAAGATGCTATCAGAGAATATGGAGGTGAAACGGAAGGAGTGTTTGTGATTTCATTCAAG AATTACTTGGATAATTTTTGGCCTGACTTAAAAGCTGTCCATGAACTCTGCGATTCTATACTTCAATCTCGGCGTGAACGAGAGTGTGAAAGCCAAGAAAACAATGGGAAGGAATACCCTGAACATCTTCCTGTGGAAGTATTGGAGGCTGGGATCAAATCTGGACGATATATACAG GGTGTCCTGAATGTCAATAAGCACAGAGCACAAATGGAAGCTTTTGTTCGACTTCAAGGAGCCAGTGGTAAAGAAACag ATCTCCAAAGTGATATACTTATTCATGGTACCAAAGCTCGGAACCGTGCAATCCATGGTGATGTAGTAGCTGTAGAGTTGTTACTCCAGCATGAATGGAAAGGAAGAACTGCTTCCCTTTGTGAGAATGATACTGAAGAAAAGGCACCAGGTGACACCTCCAGTGAACCTATGCCCACAG GTAGAGTTGTTGGAATCATTCAGAAGAACTGGCGAGATTATGTGGTCACTTTTCCATCCAAAGAAGAGAGTCAGTCTCAGGGTAAAAATGCCCAGAAAATCCTTGTTACACCTTGGGATTACAGAATTCCGAAAATCAGGATCAGTACACAGCAGGCTGAGGCACTACAG GACTGTAGAGTTATTGTGCGTATTGATTCCTGGGAGTCAACATCTGTGTATCCAAATGGACATTTTGTACGAGTTTTAGGACGGATAGGAGATCTCGAAGGGGAAACTGCAGTTATTCTAGTGGAGAACAGCATTTCTGTTGCCCCTTTCTCAGAAGTCCAG ATGTGTGAGATGCCTTCCAGTACCTCAGAGAACCCATGGAAGGTGAATCCAGAGGAGGAACCAAAACGCATAGACTTGAGGAATACGCATTTGGTATTCAGCATTGACCCCAAAGGCTGTGAAGATGTGGATGATGCACTGTCTATTAGAACATTAGCCAATGGGAACCTCGAGCTAGGTGTCCACATTGCAGATGTAACCCATTTTGTGGCAGTAAATTCTTACACTGACATTGAGGCCAGAGCAAG GGCAACAACCTGTTATTTAGCTGATCGTCGTTATGATATGCTGCCTTCCATCCTGAGTGCTGACTTGTGCTCTCTTCTTAGCAGAGTTGAAAG gtatGCTGTCAGTGTCATGTGGGAGCTAGATAAAAATTCCTATGAAATCCTGAGAGTCTGGTACAACAGAACCATCATTCAGTCTTCATACAAACTGGTCTACGAGGTAGCTCAGGGATTATTAGATGGTGACCTAAGTGTTGTTGATGATATCCTAGAACTCAAAGAACTGGATGAGAGAACTAGACAACAGAAGCTGGAAGAACTGGTGTGGGCAATAGGAAAACTGACTGATATAGCTCGACGTGTTCGGGCTAAGCGTGACAGCTGTGGCGCTCTAGAGCTGGAAGGAGTAGAAATAAGAGTGCAGCTGGATGATAAAAAGAACATTCATGATCTCATCCCTAAACAGCCGCTGGAGGTGCATGAGACTGTTGCTGAATGTATGATCCTTGCTAACCACTGGGTGGCAAAGATGATTTGGGAGAACTTTCCTCACCATGCTTTGCTGCGCCAACACCCTCCACCACGACAAGAGTTTTTTTCTGAGCTCCGAGAATGCGCAAGTGCCAAAGGCTTTTCCATAGACACATG GTCTAATAAAGCACTGGCTGATTCTCTGAGTAAAGCAGATGATCCCTTAGATCCAACTGTGAATAAATTACTGCGGTCCATGGCTACTCAGGCGATGTCTAATGCACTGTACTTCTCGACTGGCTCGTGCCCCGAAGAAGAGTTCCAtcattatg GACTTGCCCTAGATAAATATACGCATTTTACTTCTCCAATTAGAAGATATGCTGATATTGTCGTCCACAGACTGCTAATGGCTGCCACTTTAAAAGATACTAAAGTAGATGTTACGGCTAATTTGTTCAGCAACAAAGATCTTGAGGAATTGTGTAGACACATCAACAACAGAAACAGG GCTGCACAACATGCCCAGAAACAGTCTACGGAGCTTTTCCAGTGTATGTATTTTAAAGACAAAGTCTCTGACACAGATGAGCGCTGTACAGAAGATGGTGTTATTTACTCCATTCGAACAAATGGGGTACTTGTTTTTGTACCAAG GTATGGCATTAAAGGTGCTGCTTATCTGAAAAACAAGGAGGGTTTGGTCATCTCCTGTCAGTCTGATGGCAGTTGTGTATGGAAACCTGGTTCTCTTCAGCGTTTTCAGAACAGAATTACTTCTACAACAGTTGCTGGAGAATCTGTTACATTGAGTCTGTTTGACCATATAACA GTAAAAATATCTGTGCAGAGTTCACGCTGCCATCCTGACACCATCAAGCTTGAAATAATTAGCAACATACCTTACAAGAATACAGCCACAGAGCTTTACCAGAAGAATTCCCACATATTGAAAGCTGACTTAGTAAAAGAAGTAACCAGATCTGCAGAGGAAGCTCAACTtgcccaagaaaaaaaaaacattgaagtAATTCAGGAAGAATATCAGGAGTATTGCCAAACAAAGGGAGTTAGCTTGTACCAACTGCTTGAGGAAATTAGGGACTTAGCTCTACTGGATGTATCAGCTGGTAACTGA